The following are encoded together in the Cicer arietinum cultivar CDC Frontier isolate Library 1 chromosome 2, Cicar.CDCFrontier_v2.0, whole genome shotgun sequence genome:
- the LOC101503348 gene encoding 2-methylpropanoate--CoA ligase CCL4-like: MEQLKPSAANNSPLTPLGFLERAATIYSDTPSIIYNDTVFTWSQTHNRCLQLASSITSLGIRRGNVVSAIAPNIPAMYELQFAVPFTGAILNNINTRLDARTISTILRHSESKLVFVDCAARDLVLEALLLFPSNLQRPLLILIKDETFEEVTSSTVDSNFISTYEDLTVKGDPLFKWVPPKTEWDPMLLNYTSGTTSSPKGVVHSHRGTFIVTVDSLIDWAVPKQPILLWTLPIFHANGWSFPWGIAAVGGTNICVRKFDAETVFTLIKKHHVTHMCGAPVVLNMLTNSPDNKPLQHKVHILTAGAPPPAAVLYRTESLGFEVSHGYGLTETGGLVVSCSWKNKWNRLPATERARLKSRQGVRTIGMTNVDVVDPNGDSVKRDGATLGEVVMRGGCVMLGYLKDPEGTASCLRNGWFYTGDVGVMHEDGYLEIKDRSKDVIISGGENLSSVEVESVLYGHPAVNEAAVVARADEFWGETPCAFVSLKNGLKEKEIPKEKEIVEYCRKNLPHYMVPKTVVLIDELPKTSTGKIQKFVLRDMAKKMGPLKKSRL, encoded by the coding sequence ATGGAACAACTCAAACCAAGTGCAGCTAACAATTCCCCTCTAACACCACTCGGCTTCTTAGAAAGAGCAGCTACAATTTACAGTGATACCCCTTCCATCATCTACAACGACACCGTTTTCACCTGGTCTCAAACCCACAACCGATGTCTCCAACTTGCCTCCTCAATCACCTCCCTCGGAATCCGCCGCGGAAACGTCGTCTCCGCCATCGCTCCCAACATCCCCGCCATGTACGAACTCCAATTCGCCGTCCCTTTCACCGGCGCAATTCTCAACAACATCAACACGCGCCTCGACGCGCGTACCATCTCAACCATACTCCGTCACTCCGAGTCTAAACTAGTTTTCGTGGACTGCGCCGCACGTGATCTCGTCCTCGAAGCCTTGTTATTATTCCCTTCAAATTTACAACGCCCTCTCCTTATCCTTATCAAAGATGAAACATTCGAAGAAGTAACATCATCCACCGTTGATTCCAATTTCATCTCAACTTATGAAGATCTAACGGTGAAGGGTGATCCATTATTTAAGTGGGTTCCACCAAAAACTGAATGGGACCCAATGTTACTTAATTATACTTCGGGAACGACGTCGTCTCCAAAAGGTGTAGTTCATTCCCACAGAGGAACTTTCATAGTAACCGTTGATTCTTTAATCGATTGGGCGGTTCCTAAACAACCGATTCTTCTCTGGACGCTTCCTATATTCCACGCTAACGGGTGGAGCTTCCCGTGGGGAATCGCAGCCGTAGGAGGAACTAACATCTGCGTAAGAAAATTCGACGCTGAAACCGTTTTCACTCTCATAAAAAAGCATCACGTGACACACATGTGCGGTGCTCCGGTTGTTCTCAACATGCTAACAAACTCACCTGATAACAAACCGTTACAACATAAAGTTCACATCCTAACCGCCGGAGCACCGCCACCCGCCGCCGTTCTTTACCGTACGGAGTCGTTAGGTTTTGAGGTGAGTCACGGCTACGGTTTAACGGAAACCGGCGGGTTAGTGGTTTCCTGCTCGTGGAAAAACAAATGGAACCGTCTCCCGGCGACGGAGAGAGCGCGATTGAAGTCACGCCAGGGAGTGAGAACAATCGGAATGACTAATGTTGACGTGGTGGATCCCAACGGAGATAGCGTAAAACGCGACGGAGCAACGCTCGGCGAAGTTGTTATGAGAGGCGGTTGCGTTATGTTAGGGTATTTGAAGGATCCTGAAGGAACAGCGAGTTGTTTAAGGAACGGTTGGTTTTACACCGGCGACGTTGGTGTGATGCATGAAGACGGttatttagagattaaagatagaTCTAAAGATGTGATAATTAGTGGCGGAGAGAATCTGAGTAGTGTGGAGGTTGAATCGGTGTTGTACGGACATCCGGCTGTGAATGAGGCAGCGGTGGTGGCGAGAGCCgatgagttttggggagaaacGCCGTGTGCGTTTGTGAGTTTGAAAAACGGAttgaaggaaaaggaaataccGAAGGAGAAAGAGATAGTTGAGTATTGTAGGAAGAATTTGCCGCATTATATGGTTCCGAAAACGGTGGTTTTGATAGATGAACTTCCGAAGACGTCTACTGGGAAGATACAGAAATTTGTCCTTAGAGATATGGCTAAGAAAATGGGACCACTCAAGAAAAGTCGACTTTGA